A stretch of the Acanthopagrus latus isolate v.2019 chromosome 9, fAcaLat1.1, whole genome shotgun sequence genome encodes the following:
- the gjb8 gene encoding gap junction protein beta 8: MSWGALYAQLGGVNKHSTSLGKIWLSVLFIFRITILVLAAESVWGDEQSDFTCNTQQPGCKNVCYDHFFPVSHIRLWCLQLIFVSTPALLVAMHVAYRKRGDKRTMLASNGTDKMTDTDLETLKRRRLPITGPLWWTYTCSLFFRLIFEGGFMYALYFVYDGFQMPRLVKCEQWPCPNKVDCFISRPTEKTVFTIFMVSSSAICMVLNVAELCYLIVKALMRCSSRSNKRRHNYSNTDSGTRDNALLQNKKNEMLLSSSTDPTSNKTMC; the protein is encoded by the coding sequence ATGAGTTGGGGGGCACTCTATGCCCAGCTGGGCGGCGTCAACAAACACTCCACCAGTCTTGGAAAGATTTGGCTTTCTGTGCTTTTCATCTTCCGCATCACCATCCTGGTTCTGGCTGCTGAGAGCGTCTGGGGGGACGAGCAGTCAGACTTCACATGCAACACGCAGCAGCCCGGCTGCAAAAATGTCTGCTATGATCACTTCTTTCCTGTGTCACACATCCGCTTGTGGTGCCTGCAGCTCATATTTGTATCCACACCTGCTTTGCTGGTGGCCATGCATGTGGCCTACAGGAAACGTGGGGATAAGAGGACCATGCTGGCCTCCAACGGCACGGACAAGATGACCGATACCGACCTGGAGACGCTGAAGAGGAGGCGTCTGCCGATCACAGGCCCGCTGTGGTGGACCTACACCTGCAGCTTGTTCTTCCGGCTCATCTTTGAGGGCGGCTTCATGTACGCGCTGTACTTTGTCTACGACGGCTTCCAGATGCCCAGGCTAGTGAAGTGCGAGCAGTGGCCCTGCCCCAACAAGGTGGACTGCTTCATCTCCAGGCCGACAGAGAAGACCGTCTTCACCATCTTCATGGTGTCCTCATCGGCCATATGTATGGTGCTGAATGTTGCTGAGCTTTGCTATCTCATCGTCAAGGCGCTAATGAGGTGCTCGTCCAGGTCAAACAAGAGGAGACACAATTACAGCAACACGGACAGCGGGACGAGGGATAACGCCCTCCTTCAGAACAAGAAGAACGAGATgctgctgtcctcctccacTGATCCGACCAGCAACAAGACCATGTGTTGA
- the LOC119026419 gene encoding gap junction alpha-3 protein-like gives MGDWSFLGRLLENAQEHSTVIGKVWLTVLFIFRILVLGAAAEEVWGDEQSDFTCNTQQPGCENVCYDEAFPISHIRFWVLQIIFVSTPTLIYLGHVLHIVRMEEKRKEKEEETRKANRFQEEKELLYRNGGGGGGGGGKKEKPPIRDEHGKIRIRGALLRTYVFNIIFKTLFEVGFILGQYFLYGFQLRPLYKCARWPCPNTVDCFISRPTEKTIFIIFMLVVACVSLLLNLLEIYHLGWKKVKQGMTNEFAPDHESLRRVDIAEPECLASASRTAPSSLSYPPNYTDVTAGSGAFLPPMGPAAVPSAAEFKMDDLQQEQSLRQPSPSSHYYITNNNNHRLATQQNWANLATEQQTREMKATSSSPSSSSSTSTSNEQQQQQPVDAALLLPTSNNTSNTNITNTTANVASSSSSAGTVSNAGSWGGGKSEQEEGHVTTTTAEMHEPPVTVSTDPRRLSRASKSSSIRARPSDLAV, from the coding sequence ATGGGCGACTGGAGCTTTCTGGGGCGGCTGTTGGAGAACGCTCAGGAGCACTCAACGGTCATCGGCAAAGTCTGGCTGActgtcctcttcatcttcagGATCCTGGTGCTGGGGGCCGCAGCTGAAGAGGTCTGGGGCGATGAGCAGTCCGACTTCACCTGCAACACCCAGCAGCCTGGTTGCGAGAACGTTTGCTACGACGAGGCCTTCCCCATCTCGCACATCCGCTTCTGGGTGCTGCAGATCATCTTCGTGTCCACACCAACTCTCATCTACCTGGGCCATGTGCTGCACATCGTCCGCATGGAGGAGAAGcggaaagagaaggaggaggagacgcgCAAAGCAAACAGGTTCCAAGAGGAGAAAGAACTCCTTTATAGAaatggtggaggaggaggaggaggaggcggcaaGAAGGAAAAGCCGCCAATCAGGGACGAGCATGGCAAAATCCGTATCAGAGGCGCGTTGCTGCGTACCTATGTGTTCAACATTATTTTCAAGACCCTGTTTGAAGTGGGATTCATTTTGGGCCAGTATTTCCTCTATGGCTTCCAGCTGAGGCCCCTGTACAAGTGTGCACGTTGGCCCTGCCCCAACACCGTTGACTGCTTCATATCGAGGCCCACTGAAAAGaccatttttattatatttatgcTTGTGGTGGCTTGCGTGTCTCTTTTGCTGAATTTGTTAGAGATCTATCACCTTGGATGGAAGAAAGTTAAACAGGGCATGACAAATGAGTTTGCCCCCGACCACGAGTCGCTGCGCCGTGTCGACATTGCAGAGCCTGAGTGTTTGGCCTCGGCCTCCAGAACTGCCCCATCCAGCCTCAGCTACCCTCCCAACTACACGGATGTGACGGCGGGCAGCGGGGCGTTCTTACCGCCCATGGGGCCGGCAGCTGTGCCCTCAGCGGCGGAGTTCAAGATGGATGACCTCCAGCAGGAGCAGTCCCTCCGCCAGCCTTCCCCCTCTTCCCACTACTacatcaccaacaacaacaaccacaggcTGGCCACACAGCAGAACTGGGCCAACCTGGCCACCGAGCAGCAGACTCGGGAGATGAAGGCCACCTCATCCTCcccgtcttcctcttcctccaccagcaccagcaacgagcagcagcagcagcagcccgtcGACGCCGCGCTGCTCCTTCCCACCAGCAACAACACCAGCAACACCAACATCACCAACACAACCGCTAATGtcgcctccagcagcagcagcgctggCACTGTTTCCAACGCAGGCAGCTGGGGCGGGGGGAAGAGCGAGCAGGAGGAAGGCCACGTCACCACTACCACAGCGGAGATGCACGAGCCCCCAGTAACGGTCAGTACAGACCCCCGGCGGCTCAGTCGGGCCAgcaagagcagcagcatcagggcCAGACCAAGTGACCTGGCTGTCTGA